A genomic region of Zygotorulaspora mrakii chromosome 7, complete sequence contains the following coding sequences:
- the YHC1 gene encoding Yhc1p (similar to Saccharomyces cerevisiae YHC1 (YLR298C); ancestral locus Anc_6.94) translates to MARYYCEYCHSYLTHDTLSVRKSHLVGKNHLRITADYYRNKARDENKCIFRQKKTHRPAPAPPSRPPDSPKPAALHCLSNSENKSAARLARAHKKELAQPHTGILHKLYDGSPGYSKVFIDSNRLDIGDLVRANRLPQRANAAADTATPQARTRNETVAHKNCTTTEFSLEPPRILTQWSSTVPKTRLYNDNGGSLIKSIDESRKRILRRKKY, encoded by the coding sequence ATGGCAAGATATTACTGTGAGTACTGTCACTCGTACCTGACACACGACACGCTCAGCGTCAGGAAATCGCATCTTGTGGGAAAGAACCATCTGCGAATAACTGCGGACTACTACCGAAACAAGGCCAGAGACGAGAACAAATGCATCTTCCGGCAGAAAAAAACCCACAGACCGGCTCCAGCCCCACCTTCACGCCCACCGGACAGTCCCAAACCCGCCGCTCTGCACTGCTTGTCCAACAGCGAAAACAAGAGCGCTGCAAGACTCGCTCGCGCACACAAGAAAGAGCTGGCGCAGCCCCACACAGGCATCCTACACAAACTCTACGATGGCTCGCCAGGATACTCCAAAGTCTTCATAGACTCCAACCGGCTCGACATAGGGGACCTGGTCAGGGCCAACAGGCTCCCGCAACGCGCCAACGCCGCCGCCGACACCGCCACACCGCAGGCGCGCACGAGAAACGAGACCGTCGCCCACAAGAACTGCACCACCACCGAATTCTCCCTCGAGCCCCCGCGCATCCTGACCCAGTGGAGCAGCACCGTCCCGAAAACAAGACTGTACAACGACAACGGCGGCTCGCTCATCAAGTCGATCGACGAGtccagaaaaagaatactCAGACGGAAAAAGTACTGA
- the ATP14 gene encoding F1F0 ATP synthase subunit h (similar to Saccharomyces cerevisiae ATP14 (YLR295C); ancestral locus Anc_6.92) yields the protein MFQVAFRRTSSLLQRSNVRLLSSSPARRNVVQELYLRELKNVKLSPITAKDAEGSVKPWSEPVKPSIPDVEAQGNDALKAYQDELVETKGSEAGASEDGNIEDDWLVLDDVEEESHSH from the coding sequence ATGTTCCAAGTCGCTTTCAGAAGAACCTCTTCGTTGTTACAAAGATCGAACGTCCGCCTGCTATCGTCGAGCCCCGCCAGACGCAACGTCGTCCAGGAACTGTACTTGAGAGAGCTCAAGAATGTCAAGCTGAGTCCAATCACTGCTAAGGATGCAGAGGGGAGTGTCAAGCCATGGAGTGAGCCGGTAAAGCCAAGCATCCCTGACGTCGAGGCACAGGGCAACGATGCGTTGAAGGCGTATCAAGACGAGCTGGTGGAGACCAAGGGCAGCGAGGCAGGCGCATCGGAAGACGGCAATATCGAGGACGACTGGCTTGTCCTGGACGACGTCGAAGAAGAGTCGCACTCGCACTGA
- a CDS encoding uncharacterized protein (ancestral locus Anc_6.91), producing the protein MKFRSIEEAAGYVNSQLVLKGFLKHELLLKLDGTIDDNRLVVNTIHRLLRSLDDKNAQILELHARQQLQDQASQKAQPEPVEKSPRAVRKLARVVKPTDKSPRTDSKLLSQRYKVKVNKLESTIEELRQQLQLERNRRHNGTSHASDLTWEINQDVTALSRNVHYTQVAKYEEEISSLLETRDEHQELARELAQFLETVNRYTYSSVIMGVRGLPPPARSPRLQQLSNDDLQELIADWYEIVAIAQNSQSPEP; encoded by the coding sequence ATGAAATTTCGCAGTATCGAGGAGGCTGCTGGGTATGTGAACTCGCAGCTGGTTCTCAAGGGGTTCCTGAAACACGAGCTGTTGCTGAAGCTCGACGGCacaattgatgataacAGGCTCGTGGTGAACACCATCCACAGGCTGCTGAGGTCGCTCGACGACAAAAACGCACAGATATTGGAACTGCACGCCAGACAGCAGTTGCAGGACCAAGCCTCCCAAAAGGCACAACCAGAGCCTGTCGAAAAGTCTCCGAGAGCCGTGAGAAAGCTCGCAAGAGTGGTGAAGCCCACAGACAAATCGCCTCGCACTGACTCAAAGCTGCTTTCACAGCGGTACAAAGTGAAGGTGAACAAGCTAGAATCTACCATAGAAGAGCTCCGGCAGCAGCTTCAGCTGGAGCGAAACAGAAGGCACAACGGAACAAGCCATGCCAGCGATTTGACTTGGGAAATAAATCAAGATGTGACAGCATTGTCGCGAAATGTTCACTACACGCAGGTAGCGAAGTACGAGGAAGAAATCTCATCGCTGCTCGAAACCCGCGATGAGCATCAAGAATTGGCTCGCGAATTGGCCCAGTTCCTCGAAACTGTCAACCGCTACACATATTCAAGTGTGATAATGGGGGTCCGTGGTCTTCCGCCCCCTGCTAGAAGCCCGCGACTCCAGCAGCTGTCAAACGATGATCTTCAGGAACTCATAGCCGACTGGTACGAGATCGTGGCAATAGCGCAGAATTCGCAATCGCCTGAACCGTAG
- the GSP1 gene encoding Ran GTPase GSP1 (similar to Saccharomyces cerevisiae GSP1 (YLR293C) and GSP2 (YOR185C); ancestral locus Anc_6.90) gives MSAPAANAQGEVPTFKLVLVGDGGTGKTTFVKRHLTGEFEKKYIATIGVEVHPLSFYTNFGEIKFDVWDTAGQEKFGGLRDGYYINAQCGIIMFDVTSRITYKNVPNWHRDLVRVCENIPIVLCGNKVDVKERKVKAKTITFHRKKNLQYYDISAKSNYNFEKPFLWLARKLAGNPQLEFVASPALAPPEVQVDEQLMQQYQQEMEQATALPLPDEDDADL, from the coding sequence ATGTCTGCCCCAGCTGCTAATGCTCAAGGTGAGGTTCCAACTTTTAAACTAGTTCTTGTTGGTGATGGTGGTACTGGTAAAACCACATTTGTTAAGAGACATTTGACCggtgaatttgaaaagaaatatattGCTACAATTGGTGTTGAAGTCCACCCATTGTCTTTCTACACCAACTTTGGTGAAATTAAGTTCGATGTTTGGGATACCGCTggtcaagaaaaatttggtgGTCTAAGAGACGGCTACTATATCAACGCACAATGTGGTATCATCATGTTCGATGTTACTTCAAGGATCACTTATAAGAACGTTCCAAACTGGCACAGAGATTTGGTCCGTGTTTGTGAGAATATTCCAATCGTTCTATGTGGTAACAAAGTTGATGTCAAAGAGAGAAAAGTCAAGGCAAAGACAATCACTTTCCacagaaagaagaatttgcaATACTACGATATCTCCGCCAAATCCAATtacaactttgaaaagccCTTCTTGTGGTTAGCCAGAAAATTGGCTGGTAACCCACAATTGGAATTCGTCGCTTCCCCAGCTTTGGCTCCACCAGAGGTCCAAGTTGACGAACAATTGATGCAACAATACCAACAAGAAATGGAACAAGCCACTGCATTACCATTGCCagatgaggatgatgcTGATTTATAA
- the SEC72 gene encoding Sec63 complex subunit SEC72 (similar to Saccharomyces cerevisiae SEC72 (YLR292C); ancestral locus Anc_6.89), producing MATLQYDINTKKISGSGTVLESQEINIAQINALTQSLVAESNPNFTPQPHDDSTKLIKNLFESGLKNAKQNRLPEALKNITLAIEMAQRKRAPWEAFAVQLQEMQFMLRHKIDLSLVQGKYLDALQDLDMLLNTGLVQPEIMIRKTDALLKLGQLDQARIDCERGLSLQPQNVKLKALMLECTRRLANYNGDI from the coding sequence ATGGCAACTTTGCAATACGATATaaatacaaagaaaatcagTGGTTCTGGTACTGTTTTGGAATCGCAGGAAATTAACATTGCACAAATCAATGCTTTGACACAATCACTAGTCGCAGAATCTAATCCCAACTTTACTCCTCAACCTCACGATGACTCAACTAAACTGATTAAAAATCTGTTCGAGAGCGGGTTGAAAAATGCCAAACAGAACAGATTGCCAGAAGCTTTGAAGAACATCACGTTGGCGATTGAAATGGCTCAACGTAAGAGGGCACCCTGGGAAGCATTTGCTGTTCAACTACAAGAAATGCAATTCATGTTGCGTCACAAAATAGATCTTTCATTGGTACAGggaaaatatttggatgCATTGCAAGATCTAGACATGCTGCTTAATACTGGCTTGGTTCAACCAGAAATAATGATAAGGAAAACAGACGCTTTGCTTAAATTAGGTCAGTTGGATCAAGCACGTATTGATTGTGAAAGAGGCTTGAGTTTACAACCACAAAATGTTAAACTAAAGGCTCTCATGTTAGAATGCACAAGACGTTTAGCTAATTACAACGGCGATATTTAG
- the GCD7 gene encoding translation initiation factor eIF2B subunit beta (similar to Saccharomyces cerevisiae GCD7 (YLR291C); ancestral locus Anc_6.88), which yields MASSTALSLSSSSSSDINVTIESFLARLRRRQIDSPYAMALETLQILKRFISAARWSHVNELIEQIRDLANRLEKAQPTAFCCGNVIKRILAVIRDEVEEDLRDSLVGIESNALINTVTEPMISSMFNLLQKPENQQQPQQQPQQLQHKLQKNNQKSKTDFRQVAIQGIKDLIDEITNIDDGIQQIAIDLIHDHELLLTPTPESKTVLKFLIKTRERSNRTFTVLVTEGFPTNTSKAHEFAKKLAQHNIETIIIPDSAVFALMSRVGKVIIGTKAVFVNGGSISSTSGVSSVCECAREFKTPVFAVAGLYKLSPLYPFDVEKFVEFGGSQCVLPLMDPQNRLDIINPITDYIPPENIDIYITNIGGFAPSFIYRVAWDNYKQVDVHLDQVSA from the coding sequence ATGGCATCCTCCACAGCGTTGtctttatcttcatcatccagTTCAGATATTAATGTTACCATCGAATCGTTTCTCGCCAGATTGAGAAGGAGGCAGATAGACTCACCATATGCCATGGCACTAGAAACATTACAGATTCTCAAAAGGTTCATATCTGCCGCTCGTTGGTCTCACGTCAACGAGCTGATTGAGCAAATTAGAGATCTAGCTAATAGACTGGAGAAGGCTCAACCAACTGCGTTTTGTTGCGGCAACGTTATAAAGAGAATTCTAGCTGTTATCCGTGATGAGGTTGAAGAAGACTTACGCGATAGCCTTGTTGGCATAGAAAGCAATGCATTGATTAATACTGTCACAGAGCCCATGATCTCCTCGATGTTTAACCTTCTGCAAAAACCAGaaaatcaacaacaaccaCAACAACAACCACAACAACTACAACATAAACTACAGAAAAATAACCAAAAAAGCAAAACAGACTTCCGTCAGGTAGCCATCCAAGGTATAAAAGATCTTATAGATGAAATCACAAATATAGATGATGGAATTCAACAAATTGCTATCGACCTAATCCATGACCACGAACTTCTACTGACGCCGACACCCGAATCCAAAACGGTTCTTAAATTTCTTATAAAGACTCGTGAAAGAAGTAATAGAACCTTTACCGTTTTAGTTACTGAGGGATTCCCAACCAATACATCGAAAGCACATGAATTTGCTAAGAAACTTGCACAACACAACATAGAAACTATAATCATACCTGATTCAGCAGTATTTGCCTTAATGTCTCGGGTTGGAAAAGTAATCATCGGTACAAAAGCCGTTTTCGTTAACGGTGGTTCCATATCATCAACATCGGGTGTTTCTTCCGTTTGTGAATGTGCTAGAGAATTCAAAACACCCGTTTTCGCCGTTGCAGGTCTGTACAAGCTATCCCCACTATATCcatttgatgttgaaaaattcgtTGAGTTTGGCGGTTCGCAATGCGTGTTACCCTTAATGGATCCACAAAATAGACTCGATATCATAAATCCAATTACAGATTACATTCCACCGGAGAACATAGATATCTATATCACTAACATTGGAGGCTTTGCACCAAGTTTCATATATCGTGTGGCGTGGGATAACTACAAACAAGTTGATGTTCATTTAGATCAAGTTTCTGCTTGA
- the COQ11 gene encoding ubiquinone biosynthesis protein COQ11 (similar to Saccharomyces cerevisiae YLR290C; ancestral locus Anc_6.87): protein MLNKVVVFGGTGFLGKRICQEAIEKGFQVVSLSRSGKPPAPQSLRDERWINEVNWNSANVFSPDTYHKHLAGSPNVVHSLGILLEEESYKKSVRKPLNISLDLKNWLPSFGKNPLQNKDPNFTYERMNKQSALIVADALMKTLDPSKTAVEDRPSFTYISADRGFPLIPEGYITSKRGAEKELMKRDHLLRPILMRPGFMFDSNKRSKDARSYIHNALELLNCGNKVILGNNVQLFNEVIRPTISIQQVSRSIISRIRDQQFEGVVNLEDILKA, encoded by the coding sequence ATGCTTAATAAGGTCGTTGTTTTTGGTGGCACTGGATTTTTGGGTAAGAGAATTTGCCAAGAAGCCATTGAAAAGGGATTTCAAGTCGTATCGCTCTCGAGATCGGGTAAACCACCAGCTCCACAATCTTTGAGAGATGAAAGATGGATAAATGAGGTGAATTGGAATAGTGCCAACGTGTTCTCTCCCGATACATACCATAAACATTTGGCAGGAAGCCCAAATGTTGTTCACTCTCTCGGAATTCTTTTGGAAGAGGAAAGCTACAAGAAGAGTGTGCGGAAACCGCTTAATATATCGCTAGATTTGAAGAACTGGTTGCCTAGTTTTGGCAAAAACCCTCTGCAAAATaaagatccaaattttACCTATGAAAGAATGAACAAACAAAGCGCTCTAATTGTGGCGGATGCTCTTATGAAGACTCTCGACCCTAGCAAAACAGCGGTAGAAGATCGTCCGTCATTTACTTACATATCGGCAGATAGAGGATTTCCACTGATTCCTGAAGGGTATATAACCTCTAAACGAGGCGCTGAGAAGGAACTGATGAAACGCGATCATCTATTGAGGCCTATTTTGATGAGACCAGGCTTCATGTTCGACTCCAataaaagatcaaaagatGCACGTTCGTACATCCACAACGCCCTGGAGCTGTTAAATTGTGGAAACAAAGTTATTTTGGGAAACAATGTGCAGCTTTTCAATGAAGTGATCAGACCAACAATTTCCATTCAACAAGTCAGCAGAAGTATCATTTCTAGGATACGAGATCAGCAATTCGAAGGTGTTGTGAACCTAGAAGATATTCTCAAAGCATAA
- the GUF1 gene encoding GTPase GUF1 (similar to Saccharomyces cerevisiae GUF1 (YLR289W); ancestral locus Anc_6.86): MLKFRLIRRPSVQNVWTSFIRYTHANAPTKLEALQKRIEDIPIENYRNFSIVAHVDHGKSTLSDRLLELTNVIKQGDGNKQVLDKLEVERERGITIKAQTCSMFYHDKRNCKDYLLHLVDTPGHVDFRGEVSRSYASCGGALLLVDASQGVQAQTVANFYLAYSMGLTLVPVINKIDLDLADIAQAEDQIVNTFELPEEDIIRVSAKTGLNIKADLLPAIIDRIPPPQGLSTKPFRALLVDSWYDSYMGVVLLVHIVDGKLRKGDKIISAQTDKKYEIREIGIMYPDRIPTGSLSTGQVGYIVPGMKASKEAKIGDTLMHFGRESETEVLPGFEETKPMVFVGAFPADGAEFKALDDDINRLVLNDRSVLLQRETSNALGQGWRLGFLGSLHASVFRERLEKEYGSKLIITQPTVPYLIKFRDGTDKIITNPDDFPDLALRKTKIMCFQEPYVEAIMTLPQEYLGSVIKLCDNNRGQQIEISCLNMTGQVMLKYHLPLAQLVDDFFGKLKSVSRGYASLDYEDIGYFDSDVVKLELLVNGKGVDALAQVMHRSQVDRVGKEWVTKFKEFIKSQLYEVVIQARANGKILARETIKARRKDVLAKLHASDVSRRKKLLSKQKEGKKQLRSIGNVQVSQEAYQAFLRR; the protein is encoded by the coding sequence ATGCTTAAATTTCGGCTCATACGAAGGCCATCGGTGCAGAACGTCTGGACGTCATTTATTCGATATACTCATGCTAACGCACCAACTAAATTAGAAGcacttcaaaaaagaattgaagacATCCCGATCGAAAACTATAGAAACTTTTCCATCGTTGCTCATGTGGATCATGGTAAATCTACCTTGAGTGACAGGTTACTGGAATTGACAAACGTCATTAAGCAAGGAGATGGAAACAAACAGGTATTGGATAAACTAGaagttgaaagagaaagaggcATTACCATCAAAGCTCAAACCTGTTCAATGTTTTACCATGATAAGAGAAATTGCAAGGACTATTTGCTACACCTGGTCGATACTCCTGGTCATGTCGATTTCAGAGGTGAGGTGTCAAGATCATATGCATCCTGTGGTGGTGCTCTCTTACTGGTGGATGCCTCTCAGGGTGTACAAGCACAAACTGTTGCAAATTTTTACCTTGCATACAGCATGGGCTTGACGCTTGTACCCGTGATTAATAAAATAGATTTGGACCTCGCCGATATTGCACAGGCAGAAGACCAAATAGTGAACACATTTGAACTACCTGAAGAGGATATCATACGTGTAAGTGCCAAAACGGGGCTTAACATAAAAGCTGATTTGCTACCAGCTATTATCGACCGTATTCCGCCTCCACAAGGTCTCAGCACGAAGCCATTCAGGGCCCTTTTAGTAGATTCCTGGTATGACTCTTACATGGGAGTCGTGTTACTGGTACACATAGTTGACGGAAAACTCCGAAAGGGCGATAAAATTATTAGTGCTCAAACGGATAAGAAGTATGAGATCAGAGAAATTGGTATCATGTATCCCGATAGGATACCTACTGGATCCCTCAGCACCGGGCAAGTTGGCTATATTGTTCCAGGTATGAAAGCTTCGAAAGAGGCGAAGATTGGAGACACATTAATGCACTTTGGTCGTGAATCGGAAACGGAAGTCCTCCCAGGGTTTGAAGAAACGAAACCGATGGTATTTGTTGGTGCATTTCCCGCGGATGGTGCTGAATTCAAAGCTTTGGATGACGATATCAACAGGTTGGTGCTGAATGATAGATCCGTTTTGTTACAGCGTGAAACATCTAATGCTTTAGGACAGGGCTGGAGATTGGGTTTTCTTGGTTCACTACATGCATCGGTGTTCAGAGAACGATTAGAAAAAGAGTACGGATCGAAATTAATTATTACTCAGCCAACTGTGCCGTATCTGATCAAATTCAGAGATGGAACAGATAAGATCATCACTAACCCTGACGACTTTCCAGACTTGGCTCTGCGTAAAACGAAAATAATGTGTTTTCAGGAACCTTATGTTGAGGCTATAATGACCTTACCACAAGAATATCTCGGAAGCGTCATAAAATTATGCGATAATAATCGGGGGCAGCAAATTGAGATATCCTGTTTGAACATGACAGGTCAAGTTATGCTAAAATACCATTTACCTTTAGCACAACTTGTTGACGATTTCTTCGGCAAGTTAAAGTCGGTGTCGAGAGGCTATGCATCCCTTGATTACGAAGATATTGGATACTTCGATTCTGATGTTGTCAAGCTAGAACTACTAGTAAATGGCAAGGGGGTGGATGCGTTAGCTCAAGTTATGCATAGATCTCAAGTTGATCGTGTTGGCAAAGAATGGGTGACAAAATTTAaagaatttatcaaatcTCAACTATACGAAGTGGTAATCCAAGCAAGAGCAAATGGTAAGATATTGGCTCGTGAGACAATAAaagcaagaagaaaggaTGTTTTGGCTAAATTGCATGCATCCGACGTTTCCAGAAGGAAGAAGTTACTTTCAAAACAGAAAGAGGGTAAAAAACAACTAAGGAGTATCGGCAATGTCCAGGTTAGTCAAGAAGCCTACCAAGCCTTTTTAAGAAGATAG
- the MEC3 gene encoding Mec3p (similar to Saccharomyces cerevisiae MEC3 (YLR288C); ancestral locus Anc_6.85), translating into MKLKLIINGCESPEDYKLLSTAISNVASLRQTAVLRFNSEKVVFISTPKSLSGSSSTILQDDSSQLWCTIPMDVFKLYNVVSVREQNAITMEYNCEYLQSVFKRYDRAMNQGSGSDMTIKLQAIPETKQEPQKDGSRTPKRNTLCTLRVTFEEIIHTQAVDSTVDHGSSVSTNMLENSKTVMHSFEVPVKMLFRAQDARILEPSIDYSKIQIDKLPPFTSSFGPSFLNFMKRIERYNSVKHVKLSALRKEDEEEGYQDQLRMIVEGAAWDSEIAWNGVLDPVAPSGAVSDMSQRSDLDKIDADRQELLDDEYESMRVEDSEMTGNIAHESDVQLNDISVMVEKAEKESIHLHEVFIQPKDWRVCHRLYIAFEEVILAISHDQSCVLHCSLDRSVFNDDDNDDEMDTKARERGQIVYYMLRSKRL; encoded by the coding sequence ATGAAGTTAAAGCTTATAATAAATGGATGCGAGAGTCCAGAAGATTACAAACTGCTGAGTACTGCGATTTCAAATGTAGCATCGCTGAGACAGACAGCTGTTTTAAGGTTCAATAGTGAGAAAGTAGTTTTTATTTCTACACCCAAGTCATTATCTGGCAGCAGTAGTACAATACTACAAGATGACAGCAGTCAGTTATGGTGCACTATACCTATGGATGTATTCAAGCTCTATAACGTTGTTTCCGTGCGAGAACAAAACGCAATAACCATGGAATACAATTGTGAATATTTACAAAGCGTATTCAAGAGGTACGACCGTGCGATGAACCAAGGGAGTGGCTCTGACATGACCATTAAGTTACAAGCGATTCCGGAGACAAAGCAAGAACCGCAAAAAGATGGTAGTCGTACGCCCAAACGGAACACCCTTTGTACTTTACGTGTCACCTTTGAAGAGATAATACATACACAAGCTGTGGACTCAACTGTTGATCACGGTTCAAGCGTATCAACAAACATGCTTGAAAATAGTAAAACAGTGATGCACTCTTTTGAAGTGCCTGTAAAAATGCTTTTTCGGGCTCAAGATGCAAGAATATTAGAACCCTCCATcgattattcaaaaatacaaatagATAAGTTGCCTCCCTTCACAAGTTCATTCGGACCATCCTTTCTGAATTTTATGAAgagaattgaaagatacAACAGCGTCAAACATGTGAAACTCAGTGCGTTACGAAAggaagatgaggaagaaggCTATCAAGATCAGCTCAGAATGATAGTCGAAGGGGCTGCATGGGATTCAGAAATCGCCTGGAATGGAGTCCTGGATCCCGTAGCACCATCTGGAGCAGTATCTGATATGTCACAAAGATCCGACTTGGATAAAATCGACGCAGATAGGCAGGAACTACTCGACGATGAATACGAAAGCATGAGAGTTGAAGATAGTGAAATGACAGGAAATATTGCACATGAATCAGATGTCCAGTTGAATGACATATCAGTAATGGTTGAGAAAGccgaaaaagaaagcataCACTTACATGAAGTTTTCATACAACCCAAAGACTGGAGAGTTTGTCATAGGCTTTATATCgcatttgaagaagtcATCTTGGCAATATCTCATGATCAATCTTGCGTTTTACATTGTTCTCTTGACAGGAGTGTCTTTAACGacgatgataatgatgatgaaatggaTACGAAAGCCAGAGAAAGAGGTCAAATCGTTTACTATATGCTTCGATCGAAGCGGCTATAA